From Chryseobacterium sp. H1D6B, a single genomic window includes:
- a CDS encoding thioredoxin fold domain-containing protein produces the protein MKKSISVLFLLISIITFAQEAIQFQDLPYKDLISKAKKENKIIFIDAYASWCGPCKLMEKNIFTQKSVGDYYNTNFVNARFDMEKGEGREIAAKFGVRSYPTYLFLNGDGELVSQNFGYMEESLFLSMAQDINSPNNKKGSLKDRFAKGEKDPEFLINIMKLNSSSDYDFAKKASERYFETKKKTDVLSKDDIGYLLFFLKSVEEPNYKVFISKKAEIIKYLPEETYTQFDNQLKLSKVVEQSIDKENKKINEEYFLKNAEPLVGKYDATTRLNQMKLSFYEENANFVEYEKAALDYYKNSDSFDSNELLKTAWIFTDHVKNVASLKKATEWAEKSVMRGETSENTYILAKLYFQTGKNEMAKTYAEISKKLAVQANKDAALAEELLKQIK, from the coding sequence ATGAAGAAGAGTATTTCAGTACTATTTTTACTTATTTCTATAATTACATTTGCACAGGAGGCTATTCAGTTTCAAGACTTACCCTATAAAGATCTTATTTCAAAGGCTAAAAAAGAAAATAAAATAATTTTCATAGATGCTTATGCTTCTTGGTGCGGACCGTGTAAACTAATGGAGAAAAATATATTCACTCAAAAATCTGTTGGGGATTATTACAACACTAATTTCGTCAATGCCAGATTCGACATGGAAAAAGGGGAAGGAAGAGAAATTGCAGCGAAATTCGGTGTACGCTCCTATCCTACTTATCTATTTTTAAACGGTGACGGTGAGTTGGTATCACAAAATTTCGGATACATGGAAGAAAGCCTTTTCTTATCAATGGCCCAGGATATCAATTCTCCAAATAACAAAAAAGGTTCTTTAAAAGATCGTTTTGCAAAGGGTGAAAAAGATCCGGAATTCCTGATCAACATCATGAAATTGAATTCAAGCTCTGATTACGATTTCGCTAAGAAAGCTTCTGAAAGGTATTTTGAAACTAAGAAGAAAACCGATGTGTTATCAAAAGATGACATTGGTTACTTATTATTCTTTTTAAAATCGGTTGAAGAGCCTAATTATAAAGTCTTTATATCTAAAAAAGCAGAAATCATCAAATATCTGCCTGAAGAAACTTATACTCAATTTGACAACCAGTTAAAATTATCAAAAGTAGTAGAGCAGTCAATTGATAAAGAGAATAAAAAGATCAACGAAGAGTATTTCTTAAAGAATGCAGAACCTTTAGTTGGTAAATATGATGCAACAACGAGGCTTAATCAAATGAAACTAAGCTTTTATGAAGAGAATGCAAATTTCGTTGAATATGAAAAGGCAGCCTTGGACTATTATAAAAATTCAGATTCTTTCGATTCTAATGAGTTGCTGAAAACGGCATGGATATTTACGGATCACGTAAAAAATGTGGCTTCTTTAAAGAAAGCAACAGAGTGGGCAGAAAAATCTGTAATGAGAGGTGAAACTTCAGAAAACACTTATATTTTAGCGAAACTCTATTTCCAGACCGGAAAAAATGAAATGGCAAAAACGTATGCCGAAATATCTAAAAAATTGGCTGTACAAGCCAACAAAGACGCAGCATTAGCAGAAGAACTATTAAAGCAAATTAAATAA
- a CDS encoding chaperone modulator CbpM: MNERISREELVKIYNIEITFFDELVDFGLLNVETENEVRYLMYEDLPVFERFANWHYDLEINLPGLEVIDSMLQKMERLKQRNRELIHKLSAINDKYEDI; this comes from the coding sequence ATGAATGAAAGAATATCACGAGAAGAACTAGTGAAAATATACAATATAGAAATTACTTTCTTTGATGAACTAGTAGATTTTGGCCTTTTGAATGTAGAGACCGAAAATGAAGTCCGTTATCTGATGTATGAAGATCTGCCGGTCTTTGAAAGGTTTGCAAACTGGCATTATGATCTGGAAATTAATCTCCCCGGTTTGGAAGTGATTGATAGTATGCTCCAGAAAATGGAACGTTTAAAACAGAGAAACCGTGAATTAATTCATAAGCTTTCTGCGATAAATGATAAATATGAAGATATTTAA
- a CDS encoding DUF3575 domain-containing protein has product MLKYKILAAFSTLFLLGNLKAQEQEQEKSLYVKGNALLAPIGIINAGLEYQLSKKYTLQGDILISPWKSFAGHELQYYSVSVEGRYYFNQAFKHWYIGANLATSAFILQKWNYWGDGLYINDNNEAFVKSNLYQKGFSILAGVTGGYQFKVSDNWNIDIYATVGTSQDFYKGYDRTTGQRYDVAEGRNKSGEILPYRGGVMISYKLK; this is encoded by the coding sequence ATGTTGAAATATAAAATACTAGCCGCTTTCTCAACACTATTTTTATTAGGAAACCTAAAAGCGCAGGAGCAGGAACAGGAAAAAAGTTTATATGTAAAAGGTAATGCCTTACTAGCTCCCATAGGAATAATAAATGCAGGATTAGAATATCAGCTGAGTAAAAAATACACTTTACAGGGCGATATCTTAATCTCTCCTTGGAAATCATTTGCTGGACATGAACTTCAGTATTATTCTGTTTCAGTAGAAGGCAGATATTATTTTAATCAAGCTTTTAAGCATTGGTATATCGGCGCCAATCTTGCTACATCAGCTTTTATTTTGCAAAAATGGAACTACTGGGGAGACGGACTTTACATCAATGATAATAATGAAGCTTTTGTAAAATCAAATCTTTACCAAAAAGGATTTTCTATTTTAGCGGGCGTAACTGGAGGATACCAATTCAAAGTATCTGACAATTGGAATATTGACATCTATGCAACTGTAGGAACATCCCAAGACTTCTATAAAGGATATGACCGTACAACAGGCCAGCGTTATGATGTTGCTGAAGGACGTAATAAAAGTGGTGAAATTCTTCCCTACAGAGGAGGCGTAATGATTTCTTATAAATTAAAATAG
- a CDS encoding aspartate kinase produces MKIFKFGGASVKDAESVKNVSMVLKSQGFAKCLLVISAMGKTTNELEKVVELYFKKDNYQTEIENIKRKHIEISEGLFPENHHVFTEINIFFDDIDSFLRRNKSPNYNFVYDQVVSCGEMISTKILSEYLNEIQFTNQWLDARDYVKTDDSYRDGVVNWKKTEEFIASLNPEICYVTQGFIGSDDNNFTVTLGREGSDYSAAIFAYCLNADAMTIWKDVPGVMTGDPRKFQNVSLLSHISYEEAIEMAYYGASVIHPKTLQPLQQKNIPFYVKSFVDPTKEGTKVGASDQNLQEESYILKENQTLLKISTRDFSFIAEDHMSLIFGYLSKYKIKVSLMQNSAISLALCLEDKFNTIDELNEELQKVFKTEVVKNVSLFTVRNAKIDNIDQFYQEKNVLLEQISKNTLQMVTQ; encoded by the coding sequence ATGAAAATTTTCAAGTTTGGTGGAGCGTCTGTAAAAGATGCCGAAAGTGTAAAAAATGTGTCCATGGTTTTAAAAAGCCAGGGATTTGCTAAATGTCTGCTGGTAATTTCAGCGATGGGCAAAACGACTAATGAATTGGAAAAAGTTGTGGAACTTTATTTCAAGAAGGATAACTATCAAACTGAAATCGAAAATATTAAACGAAAACATATAGAAATTTCTGAAGGATTATTTCCAGAAAACCACCATGTTTTTACAGAAATCAATATATTTTTTGATGATATCGACTCTTTTCTAAGAAGAAATAAATCTCCCAATTACAACTTTGTATATGATCAGGTGGTAAGCTGCGGAGAAATGATCTCTACTAAAATTTTAAGTGAGTATTTGAATGAAATACAATTTACCAATCAGTGGCTGGATGCCAGAGATTATGTAAAAACAGATGATTCTTATAGAGATGGTGTTGTAAACTGGAAGAAAACAGAAGAGTTCATTGCTTCTTTAAATCCTGAGATCTGCTATGTAACGCAAGGTTTCATAGGCTCAGACGATAATAATTTTACGGTAACTTTAGGAAGAGAAGGCTCAGATTATTCCGCTGCTATTTTTGCTTACTGCCTGAATGCAGATGCAATGACCATCTGGAAAGATGTTCCCGGTGTAATGACGGGTGATCCAAGAAAATTCCAAAATGTTTCCCTTCTTTCTCATATTTCTTATGAAGAAGCTATTGAGATGGCTTATTATGGAGCAAGTGTGATTCATCCGAAAACACTGCAGCCTTTACAGCAGAAAAACATTCCTTTTTATGTAAAATCTTTCGTAGATCCTACAAAAGAAGGAACTAAAGTAGGCGCATCTGATCAAAATCTCCAGGAAGAATCTTATATTTTAAAAGAAAATCAAACTTTATTAAAAATATCAACAAGAGATTTTTCATTCATTGCAGAGGATCATATGAGTTTAATTTTCGGATATTTGTCAAAATATAAAATCAAGGTTTCTTTGATGCAGAATTCTGCTATTTCGTTAGCTTTATGTCTGGAAGATAAATTCAATACTATAGATGAACTAAATGAGGAGCTGCAAAAGGTTTTTAAAACTGAAGTAGTTAAAAATGTATCCTTATTTACGGTAAGAAATGCGAAAATAGATAACATTGATCAATTTTACCAAGAAAAAAATGTATTATTGGAACAGATTTCAAAGAATACACTTCAAATGGTAACACAATAA
- a CDS encoding FtsX-like permease family protein, whose translation MKFPLYFSRKIAFSKDNKNNLSRVIIFIGRLSVALGLIVSLITVATGFGSKKAIKERLADFSGHITVKSTRSNSSYNSSVLDSQGLNIQKIKELPDVESVQKYAMVTGIMRNEHSFAGIIFKGVGKDFDSLRFKKFLIAGTTPKVTEIGYNHGVTISQKIANDLHLKLKDSIVTIFSKADQKPIYRKFEVVGIYKTDIKMIDDQFVIGGINHVRKIQDMKPDEVGGIDIFLKNVNDIDRDFPEIEKLIGYKNYAEKATDKFPQITDWISIFDTNIALIIIIMLIVVIINIIMVLLILIIERTNSIGLLKTLGANNSQIRATFINYTLIIMVPGLLYGNVIGIGLILIQKFFGVIKLNPENYYVSTVPVDLNPIAIISISVGILIISGLALIIPSYLISKISPVKAIKYN comes from the coding sequence TTGAAATTTCCTTTATATTTCTCTAGAAAAATAGCGTTTTCCAAAGATAACAAAAATAACCTTTCTCGGGTTATTATCTTCATAGGCAGGCTTTCTGTGGCTTTAGGGCTTATAGTTTCATTAATTACAGTCGCCACCGGTTTCGGATCAAAAAAAGCAATTAAGGAGAGACTTGCAGATTTCAGCGGGCACATTACGGTAAAATCAACCAGATCTAATTCATCCTATAATTCTTCTGTTCTTGACAGCCAGGGATTAAATATTCAAAAAATAAAAGAACTTCCAGATGTAGAAAGTGTTCAAAAATATGCAATGGTCACAGGGATCATGCGTAATGAACATAGTTTTGCAGGGATCATTTTCAAAGGAGTCGGAAAAGATTTTGACAGCCTGAGATTCAAAAAATTTCTTATTGCCGGCACCACCCCTAAAGTAACAGAGATCGGTTATAATCATGGAGTGACTATTTCTCAAAAAATAGCCAACGATCTTCATTTAAAATTAAAAGACAGCATTGTCACCATATTTTCAAAAGCAGACCAAAAACCTATCTACAGAAAATTTGAAGTGGTAGGAATTTATAAAACCGACATTAAAATGATTGATGATCAGTTTGTGATCGGAGGTATTAATCATGTAAGAAAAATTCAGGATATGAAACCTGATGAAGTGGGCGGTATCGATATTTTCTTAAAAAATGTAAATGACATCGACCGTGATTTTCCTGAAATCGAAAAACTGATCGGCTATAAAAACTATGCAGAAAAGGCTACTGACAAATTTCCTCAGATTACTGACTGGATCAGTATTTTTGATACTAATATTGCTCTAATCATTATCATTATGCTGATTGTCGTTATTATTAACATCATCATGGTTCTTCTTATTCTTATTATTGAAAGAACCAACTCCATAGGATTATTAAAGACATTAGGTGCCAATAATTCGCAGATAAGAGCAACATTCATTAATTACACTTTAATTATTATGGTTCCCGGGCTTTTGTATGGAAACGTTATCGGGATTGGCCTTATTTTAATCCAGAAGTTTTTTGGAGTGATTAAACTAAATCCTGAAAATTATTACGTAAGCACAGTTCCTGTAGACTTAAATCCTATCGCCATCATCTCAATTTCCGTAGGAATTTTAATTATTTCCGGACTGGCTCTGATTATTCCTAGTTATTTAATCAGTAAAATTTCACCTGTAAAAGCTATTAAGTATAATTAA
- a CDS encoding DUF1343 domain-containing protein, whose product MNLDLKIKNLLLICLIFLGVFNKYYSQTQDRDLFKTGADQPEVYLPLLKNKTIGIVTNQTGLMKDRTYLVDFLVKNKIKIKTIFAPEHGFRGDADAGETVKNGVDAKTGIPIISLYGNNKKPKPEQLKGIDIVVFDIQDVGVRFYTYISTLTYLMEAGAENNVEIMVLDRPNPHDGYTDGPVLRKKWSSFVGMHEVPVVYGLTIGEYGNMVNGEKWLKNGVEAKYTLIPMRSYHKKQRYPILDKPSPNLPNDKSINLYPSLCFFEGTQVSVGRGTDIPFQVYGSPWTKDLPYQFTPKPNFGAKDPFLNGKLCYGENLSNYSKDLRELNIEWVIKAYKNYKNPNLDFFLKNLWFDTLAGTDELRKQIIAGRSAAEIKASWKNGLEAFEKIRSKYVVYKD is encoded by the coding sequence ATGAATTTAGATCTCAAAATTAAAAATTTACTTCTTATTTGCCTAATTTTTTTAGGAGTATTCAACAAGTATTATTCTCAGACTCAAGATAGAGATCTATTTAAAACCGGTGCCGACCAGCCGGAGGTGTATCTGCCTTTGCTGAAAAATAAAACGATTGGGATCGTAACCAACCAGACAGGTTTAATGAAAGACAGAACGTATCTGGTAGATTTTTTGGTTAAAAATAAAATTAAGATAAAAACAATTTTTGCCCCTGAACATGGTTTTAGAGGAGATGCAGATGCAGGAGAAACTGTTAAAAATGGAGTAGACGCCAAAACAGGAATTCCTATCATTTCTTTGTACGGAAATAATAAAAAGCCAAAACCAGAGCAGCTAAAGGGTATTGATATTGTAGTTTTTGATATTCAGGATGTCGGGGTAAGGTTTTACACTTATATTTCTACTTTGACCTATCTTATGGAAGCCGGTGCTGAAAATAATGTTGAAATTATGGTTTTAGACAGACCTAATCCGCATGACGGCTATACAGACGGACCTGTTTTAAGAAAAAAATGGTCAAGTTTTGTCGGAATGCATGAGGTTCCTGTGGTTTACGGACTGACAATTGGAGAGTACGGAAATATGGTCAACGGTGAAAAATGGCTGAAAAATGGAGTGGAAGCAAAGTATACTTTAATTCCCATGCGGTCATATCATAAAAAACAGCGTTACCCGATCTTAGATAAGCCCTCTCCAAATCTACCGAATGATAAATCAATTAATTTATATCCAAGTTTATGTTTCTTTGAAGGAACCCAGGTTTCTGTAGGAAGAGGAACAGATATTCCGTTTCAGGTGTATGGTTCGCCATGGACGAAAGATCTGCCTTACCAGTTTACTCCAAAGCCAAACTTTGGGGCAAAAGATCCTTTTTTAAACGGTAAATTATGCTACGGCGAAAACCTGTCTAATTATTCAAAGGATCTGCGTGAGCTGAATATAGAATGGGTTATTAAAGCTTATAAAAATTATAAAAACCCCAATCTAGATTTTTTCCTTAAAAATTTATGGTTCGATACCTTAGCCGGAACAGATGAGTTGAGAAAACAAATCATCGCCGGCAGATCTGCTGCGGAAATTAAAGCTTCTTGGAAAAACGGTTTAGAAGCTTTTGAAAAAATAAGATCTAAATATGTTGTTTATAAAGATTAA
- a CDS encoding lysophospholipid acyltransferase family protein gives MSLISKNDLIKASGLSKIGFLKNPVASAVMSIAKINEVNRLYDKLKDKEGKDFFDSFVRERNLSYVAFEEDLAKIPKTGPFILVSNHPLGAIDGILMCKILTEVRPDFKVMGNFLLEKIKPMEPFVISVNPFEGRKGAYSSSSGMRETLKHLENGGCVGIFPAGEVSNKNNPYSEILDKEWEKPALKLIKMAKVPVVPMYFHAKNSSLFYQVAKIHANLQTLMLPSEMMNDREKPIRIRIGRPIAVKAMDEMENIEELGEFLKRKVYMMKSYYEKRKSLAQAINLKNLYVKFPLLREENIVQNIINETPKEDILNDINKLKGTDKMLFSNGNYEIYFTTYEEIPSVMREIGRQRELTFRAVGEGSNLPFDLDEYDKHYHHLFLWDSAEEKLAGAYRMALGREVMKRFGIKGFYTSSLFEFEQDIHPFFKKVIEMGRAYICQEYQQKPLPLFLLWRGIVHVCLRNSDHKFLMGGVSISNKFSEFSKSLMIEFMRSNYYDSAVAQYITPKNEYKVKLRDRDKNLFFDEMESDLNKLDKIIDDLEPELRLPVLIKKYIKQNAKVIAFNVDPNFNDAIDGLMYIRISDLPESTIKPVLEEMSEQIRKEQENNPSENQ, from the coding sequence ATGAGTTTAATTTCGAAAAATGATTTAATTAAAGCTTCCGGCTTAAGTAAAATCGGGTTCCTAAAGAATCCTGTAGCATCTGCTGTGATGAGCATTGCTAAGATAAATGAAGTTAATAGACTATACGATAAACTTAAAGATAAGGAAGGTAAAGACTTTTTCGACTCATTTGTAAGAGAAAGAAATCTAAGCTATGTTGCCTTTGAAGAAGATTTAGCCAAAATTCCCAAAACAGGACCCTTTATTCTTGTTTCCAACCACCCTCTTGGAGCGATTGATGGAATTCTAATGTGCAAAATATTAACAGAAGTACGTCCGGATTTCAAAGTAATGGGTAATTTCTTACTAGAAAAGATCAAACCCATGGAACCGTTTGTAATTTCTGTAAATCCATTTGAAGGAAGAAAAGGCGCATACAGCAGTTCTTCTGGCATGCGTGAAACATTGAAACATCTAGAAAATGGCGGCTGTGTGGGTATCTTCCCTGCCGGAGAGGTTTCTAATAAAAACAATCCTTACAGTGAAATACTAGATAAGGAATGGGAAAAACCTGCTTTAAAGCTTATAAAAATGGCAAAAGTACCGGTAGTCCCTATGTATTTTCATGCTAAAAACAGCAGTTTGTTTTATCAGGTGGCCAAGATTCATGCGAATTTACAGACATTAATGCTTCCATCAGAAATGATGAATGACAGGGAAAAACCGATCCGTATAAGAATCGGCAGACCAATTGCTGTAAAGGCAATGGATGAGATGGAAAACATCGAAGAATTAGGTGAATTTCTAAAACGTAAGGTTTATATGATGAAATCTTACTATGAAAAAAGAAAATCTTTAGCACAGGCTATCAACCTTAAAAACTTATATGTAAAGTTCCCTCTTTTAAGAGAAGAAAATATTGTTCAAAATATCATCAACGAAACCCCGAAAGAAGACATTCTTAATGACATCAATAAACTGAAAGGCACTGACAAAATGCTTTTCAGCAATGGGAATTATGAAATCTATTTCACCACTTACGAAGAAATCCCTTCTGTAATGAGGGAAATAGGACGCCAGAGAGAGCTTACTTTCCGCGCGGTGGGAGAAGGAAGTAACCTTCCTTTTGATTTGGATGAATATGACAAACATTACCATCATCTTTTCCTTTGGGACAGCGCTGAAGAAAAATTAGCCGGTGCCTATAGAATGGCCTTAGGTAGAGAAGTCATGAAGAGATTTGGGATAAAAGGTTTTTATACAAGTTCTCTTTTTGAATTTGAACAGGACATCCACCCTTTCTTTAAAAAGGTGATCGAAATGGGACGTGCCTACATCTGCCAGGAATACCAGCAGAAACCGCTTCCTCTTTTCCTTTTATGGAGGGGAATTGTCCATGTATGTCTAAGAAACTCTGATCATAAGTTTTTGATGGGCGGCGTGAGTATTTCCAACAAGTTTTCGGAGTTTTCGAAATCATTGATGATTGAATTCATGCGTTCCAACTACTATGATTCGGCAGTAGCCCAGTATATTACTCCAAAAAATGAGTATAAAGTAAAATTAAGAGACCGTGATAAAAATCTGTTTTTTGATGAAATGGAATCCGATCTTAATAAGCTTGATAAGATCATTGACGATCTGGAACCGGAGCTGAGATTACCTGTTTTGATCAAAAAATACATCAAACAGAACGCAAAAGTAATTGCATTTAATGTAGATCCGAACTTCAATGATGCCATTGACGGATTAATGTATATCCGAATCAGCGACCTTCCTGAAAGTACGATTAAGCCTGTATTAGAGGAAATGAGCGAACAGATCAGAAAGGAACAGGAAAATAATCCGTCTGAAAATCAGTAA
- a CDS encoding o-succinylbenzoate synthase produces the protein MKAEYFRYLLQFKRPSGTSRGVLYEKETFILEISNNEKKGIGECAVFRGLSFDDRPDYEEKLQWLCENIKKDSEFLKEELKEFPSIWFGYEQAVLNLKHGGHLYFPSDFTERKDPIMINGLIWMGNIQYMEEQIQEKLEQGFHCIKLKIGVDWKSEHEVLQKLREKFSKEKLELRVDANGGFSFEEAEIVLKQLSDLNIHSIEQPIKAGNWSDMAALCAAAPTPIALDEELIGVIKYEEKKKLLKAVQPQYIILKPSLAGGFSGSDEWISLAEKYSIGWWITSALESNIGLNAIAQYTYTKNSKMPQGLGTGGLFTNNFESQLELQGDRLFFEGK, from the coding sequence ATGAAAGCAGAATATTTTAGATATTTATTACAATTTAAGCGCCCGAGTGGAACATCTCGCGGCGTTTTGTATGAAAAGGAAACTTTTATTCTTGAAATTTCCAATAACGAAAAAAAAGGAATAGGGGAATGTGCGGTGTTCAGAGGATTGAGCTTTGATGACAGACCTGATTATGAAGAAAAACTTCAGTGGCTCTGTGAAAACATAAAAAAGGATTCTGAATTTTTAAAAGAAGAGTTAAAAGAATTCCCTTCTATCTGGTTTGGGTATGAACAGGCTGTGCTTAATTTGAAACACGGGGGGCATCTCTATTTTCCAAGTGATTTTACAGAAAGAAAAGATCCCATTATGATTAATGGGCTGATCTGGATGGGAAATATCCAATATATGGAAGAACAGATCCAAGAGAAATTGGAACAGGGCTTTCATTGTATTAAATTAAAAATAGGAGTCGACTGGAAATCAGAGCATGAAGTTCTTCAGAAATTAAGAGAGAAATTTTCTAAAGAAAAACTGGAGCTGAGAGTAGACGCCAACGGCGGATTTAGTTTTGAAGAGGCTGAAATAGTTTTAAAACAGCTGTCAGATCTGAATATTCATTCTATTGAACAGCCTATTAAAGCTGGAAACTGGAGCGATATGGCTGCATTGTGCGCTGCTGCTCCTACGCCCATTGCTTTAGATGAAGAATTGATTGGGGTTATTAAATATGAAGAGAAGAAAAAACTTTTAAAAGCAGTACAGCCTCAATATATTATTTTGAAGCCGTCTTTGGCAGGAGGCTTTTCTGGTTCTGATGAATGGATTTCTCTTGCTGAAAAATACAGCATCGGCTGGTGGATCACTTCCGCTCTTGAAAGTAATATCGGCCTTAATGCAATTGCCCAGTATACCTATACGAAAAACAGTAAGATGCCTCAAGGTTTAGGTACAGGAGGTCTCTTTACTAATAACTTTGAAAGTCAATTAGAACTGCAGGGTGATCGGTTATTTTTTGAGGGAAAGTAG
- a CDS encoding pyridoxal-phosphate dependent enzyme, with protein MKYANNILETIGNTPLVKLNKVLGDDFPALVLAKVETFNPGNSVKDRMALKMIEDAEKDGRLKPGGTIIEGTSGNTGMGLALAAIIKGYKCIFVTNSKQSKEKCDILRAVGAEVIVCPTDVKPTDPRSYYSVSKRLAKETENGWYVNQYDNLSNRQAHYESTAPEIWDQTDGKLTHFLAGAGTGGTITGCGMFFKERNPNIKVIGVDTYGSILKEFHETGELHYDHAYTYITEGIGEDIIPENYDMSVIDHFEKVTDKDGAVYARKLAKEEGIFCGYSAGSAIASLIQMKDQFTKDDVIVVLLHDHGSRYVGKIYNDEWMKEMGWLD; from the coding sequence ATGAAATACGCAAACAACATTCTTGAAACTATAGGAAATACTCCGCTGGTAAAGCTTAATAAAGTTCTTGGAGACGATTTCCCGGCATTAGTTTTAGCAAAAGTAGAGACTTTCAATCCTGGAAACTCTGTAAAAGACAGAATGGCTCTAAAAATGATTGAAGATGCCGAAAAAGACGGCAGACTAAAACCTGGAGGAACCATTATTGAAGGGACTTCTGGAAATACCGGAATGGGACTTGCTCTTGCGGCGATCATCAAAGGATACAAGTGTATTTTTGTAACCAACTCTAAACAGTCTAAAGAAAAATGTGATATTCTGCGTGCCGTAGGTGCTGAAGTAATTGTATGTCCTACAGACGTAAAACCTACAGATCCGCGTTCTTATTATTCAGTTTCTAAAAGACTGGCTAAAGAAACAGAAAACGGATGGTATGTGAACCAATATGATAATTTATCCAACAGACAGGCTCACTATGAATCTACAGCTCCAGAAATCTGGGATCAGACTGATGGAAAACTGACTCATTTTCTAGCTGGTGCGGGAACAGGAGGTACGATTACAGGATGCGGTATGTTTTTTAAAGAAAGAAATCCGAATATCAAAGTAATCGGTGTTGATACCTATGGTTCAATATTAAAAGAATTCCATGAAACTGGTGAACTTCACTATGATCATGCCTATACTTATATCACAGAAGGAATTGGAGAAGATATCATTCCTGAAAACTATGATATGTCTGTCATTGATCATTTTGAAAAAGTAACGGATAAGGACGGTGCTGTTTATGCAAGAAAATTAGCTAAAGAGGAAGGAATTTTCTGCGGTTATTCTGCAGGAAGCGCTATTGCCTCTTTAATTCAGATGAAAGACCAGTTTACAAAAGATGATGTAATTGTTGTTCTTCTTCACGATCACGGGTCAAGATATGTAGGAAAAATCTACAATGATGAATGGATGAAAGAAATGGGCTGGTTAGACTAA
- the fbp gene encoding class 1 fructose-bisphosphatase, whose translation MSDQPLQTLGEFIINKQENIQYSTGEFSRLLSAIRLASKVVNREVNKAGIADIIGKAGNENIQGEEQQKLDVLANEIFITALSQREVVCGIASEENDDFIDIKCGENGHLSKYVVLIDPLDGSSNIDVNVSVGTIFSIYRRVTEPGTSVQIEDFLQKGVNQIAAGYVIYGSSTMIVYTTGNGVNGFTLDPSLGTYYLSHPNMTFPKTGKIYSINEGNYIKFPQGVKNYLKYCQMEEGDRPYTSRYIGSLVADFHRNMLKGGIYIYPSYSQAPNGKLRLLYECNPMAFLAEQAGGKATDGFRRILEIEPTELHQRIPFFCGSTQMVEKAEEFMRIDSVK comes from the coding sequence ATGTCAGATCAACCATTGCAGACCTTAGGAGAATTTATTATCAATAAACAAGAGAATATTCAGTATTCAACAGGAGAATTTTCTCGTCTTCTAAGTGCTATAAGGCTTGCTTCAAAAGTGGTAAACAGAGAGGTAAATAAAGCCGGAATTGCTGATATCATAGGGAAAGCAGGCAATGAAAACATTCAAGGGGAGGAACAGCAGAAATTAGATGTTCTTGCCAACGAAATATTTATAACAGCATTATCTCAAAGGGAAGTAGTATGCGGTATCGCTTCTGAAGAGAACGATGATTTCATAGATATTAAATGTGGAGAAAATGGCCACCTTAGTAAGTACGTAGTGCTTATTGATCCGTTAGACGGTTCTTCTAATATTGATGTAAATGTTTCTGTGGGAACTATTTTTTCAATTTACAGAAGGGTTACAGAACCGGGAACTTCTGTTCAGATCGAAGACTTCCTGCAGAAAGGAGTTAATCAGATTGCAGCAGGATATGTTATTTACGGGTCATCTACAATGATCGTTTATACTACAGGAAACGGTGTGAATGGTTTTACTTTAGATCCTTCATTGGGAACTTATTATCTTTCTCATCCTAATATGACATTTCCTAAAACAGGTAAAATTTATTCTATCAACGAAGGAAATTATATCAAATTCCCTCAAGGAGTTAAAAATTATCTTAAATACTGTCAGATGGAAGAAGGAGACCGTCCTTATACTTCCAGATATATTGGTTCTTTAGTAGCAGATTTTCATAGAAATATGCTGAAAGGAGGAATCTACATTTATCCGTCTTATTCTCAGGCTCCAAATGGGAAATTAAGACTGCTTTATGAATGTAATCCAATGGCATTTTTAGCTGAGCAGGCTGGCGGAAAAGCAACAGACGGGTTCAGAAGAATTTTGGAGATCGAACCTACGGAACTTCACCAGAGAATTCCATTTTTCTGTGGAAGCACACAAATGGTGGAAAAAGCAGAAGAGTTTATGCGAATTGACAGTGTAAAATAA